A window of Staphylococcus lloydii genomic DNA:
GTACGTGTTCGTCTAAAGGGCGCGGCCTTTCTACCTTTTTTAATAAACAAATCATTGTCGGTTATCATATCGTATACTTCTTTAAATGAGACCTTAGCTTGGTCTTCACTGTTAGCTACGACTGATACATCGTACTTTTTAATACCGTGATATGGTGTAAGAAAAAAATTAGTTAATGCACTAATCAAACCATTTTTACCGCCGCCACGGCCGAGTGTGATAAAGAATTGTTTGAAATAGGGTGATATAACATCTTCATTAGTCATTTCATCTTTTTGTTTCTTAAATAAGAAAACAAAAGCAATTATAAATTTTTGAAAAGGTTGTAATGGAAAATACCATTTTTCCGAAAATTTAATACAATTTTCTATTTTTATTTCATCGAAGAATACATCATTTCTAGTTAGGATATTTTTTTCTAAATGATTTATTAGATCAATACGTTCTTTATTAAGAATAATTTTCCCTTGTTTATATTGATTGATGTATTCATCTACATGCTTATTACGTATCATAGTAAACCACTACTTGTAGGCGATTCCTCAATTTCAACCTTTTCAAAACCAAATGATTTTTCAATTGATAACAATGAAGAATTTATTTTATTCTTTTCAGCCACAGCAGGATTTGGTTTTAAAAATGTTTGAGAGGCATTTTTTGTTTCAACCAAAGTGCCGTGTTCCTTAATGTCTTTATCTAGCTTATAAAAAATATCTAATAAGTTAAGATAACGTTGTACTTTTTCAACTTGTACTGGATTATCCTTTTCTATTTGACCTAGTAAATATTGCTCGATAGATTTTTTATTTTTCATAAATACCCCCCTAACGTATAAATTTTAAAACCAAAATCGTTCTGTCGGCTCCCCTACACCGGTTCCCCGCCGGAAAAGTTTTTGCCAAAATTTTTGACCCGGGGGGATAAAATTAAATAATTTTTTTATATAATATTTATAAATTTAATTTTTACCATGTTTCATCATCCCACTTTAATTTTTTTGGAGATGGTCGACTTGAAAAATGTCTGTCGTGAATCTTATTGTGACACTCAACACATAAGGTTTCTAAATTATCATCTTCAAGTGCTAAGTCTGGGTTATACTCTAGCTCTTTAATATGGTGTACTACTAGCTTTATCTTCTTACGGCCATTCTTATTAGGCTCGTATATGTCAAGCGCCACCTTACCCTCGCGTCTACATTGTTGGCACTCGTAATGGTCCCTTGCTTTGATGGCCTCGCGTTTGTTTCGCCAGTCCATGCTATTGTAAAATGATCGTCGTTGTTCTTCTGTTAGTGTCATCAGTGTTCACCTCATTGAGTTAAATGCTAACTCATACCAACACTACATCATGACTGAGAAAGGTATGGATGATGTTCATGTGTAGTGCTGGTATCAATAAGCACAAGTAAAGCACACCACTGATGTGATGTGCTCAAGTGTAGTAAAGGAGTAGTACATAGATACAATCTTTGTACACTATCATAATAACACTGATTTGTAGGCCATTTGCACAATCAATGCACAATGTTATTTGATACCTGCATGTATCGCTACAGCTTTAACAAAGTTCTTTCTTATCGTAGTTACTGTGTTGCGATGCATATGACACTCTGCTCCTATCTGTTCCATCTTCATCTTCCTATCTTTGTTCCAATACTTTAATCTAATTACACGTTGATGTTCATCAGGTAACTTATCGTACACATACTCTACTGCTTCAACCATCTCTTCTAAGTTACGTAACATCTTATTCGTAAGTAAACGTGTAGCCATGAGTTCTGTGGTTCTTACGGGTTCTCCTTTCTGTAATGGACCATATACTATATTCGTATCTATATCCTTAGTAGGATTAAGTATCTCCATTCTTAATCTATTTATCTCACGTTTATTCTCGTGTAAGTTATATATCTCTGATTCAATATACTTAAATGTACCAGGCTTAATATCATAGGATGTGCTCATTGAATACCTCCCGTATTGTAGTTATGAACACCGTTCAAATCTGCATGACTGCTGATATCGTAATCACACGGTGCATCTATCTCATCATTAGCTGTTAAGCGTATGATAATCTCATTCGTAACGTACTTGCTTAGTTCGTACACAGTGAGTAGAGAGATAATATATAGTAAACGTTTAATGAATTTCATAGGTTAGTCCTCCTTAGTTAAATCCATATCAATAACTTCTGTTCCTTCAGGTAAGATAAATACTCTATAATCTTTTGGCAACACGTCGTTGAAAGCAGTGTTTAATGCTTCTACAGTTTCTTTATTAAATCTCGCATTCATTACGTATATAACTAATTTCTTTTTATCTGAGTAATAAAATTTACTGTTCATCTCATTCACTGTCCTTTCTATTCTCCTCTGCTTTATGTTTCAAAAGCTCTATTAATTCATCACTGGCAGGTTTCTTTTCTAAACTTCTATGCCCACTTAATCCACCAGTAGGATAACTATTCTTAGGGTTATTCACATGGTTACAATCTATCTTGTAAATGGTATAGCAGATGATAGCTACTATTATTACAATGGTAAATAATATGTCTTCCATTTACTCACTGTCCTCTCTTATTGCTTGCAATAATTTATTATTTTTCAATGTATTATTAATTCGCTTAACCAATTTATTGAACCTATATCTTTTAAGCGCCTCTCTCTCACTCTCTGCATCAACCAACGTAAACACTTCATTCTCTCTCGCCTTAACCACATCGTGAAAGACTTCGCCTGTATCGTGTGTGGTGGTTTTGATTAGGTATTGCATAACATCACTCCTTATTTAGTACATCTTTAATACGTTCTACGATGTCTTTAGTATTCTTTGAGGCCTTCTTATTATTTTCTGATTTTTGTTGCATCTAAGTTCTTCCCTTGTTTATACATATAATGTACTTTAGAAAATGACATCCCAGTTATTTCAGATATTTCTCCGAGTGTTATTAATCTACCTTGAAAAACAGCTCTTTTAGTAATACTTCTATTGCGTGTTTGCGTTTTCGCGTCAACCCATCTACAATTATTTGGCTCATAACCCTTTTTGTTATTTATTCTATCTATTGATAGGTTTTCGTCATATCCGTTAGTTATTGCCCATTTTTTAAAATTACTGAAGTCATCAAGCCATTCTTTACAAATTTTAATACCGCTCCCACCATATCTTTCATAATTATGAGAATTAGTATAATAGCACCTCTGTTTCATTCCGCGATATATATTGTATAGTCTTGTGTTTGTGTCACCATGAGTTGCGTTCTTTTTACCACGCCTTTTAGTTACCTCTTTTCTATAACAACCACAAGATTTTACATGCCCATTTCTAATAGATTTGCCTGTAACTTCAAATATATTTCCACATCTACACTTGCATAACCACTTAGCCCTTTTATCACTATTCGTGCCACTTCTTTTTAAAACTTCACAACCATTAAATCTATGCCCTCTCATATTTTTAACTGTTCCCATTTAAATCACTTTCTTTAATAAAGGTACTATTTATAGTACGTCCTTTCCTTTTACTGATTTCGTCATATGCGTACTGTAAACACTCCTCTAATGTCATTCCATGTTGTTGGGCTAGTATAATTAACGTCACTACTGTATCGCCTATACCATCTTTTAAATCGTCTAACTTGTTACGTGATAATGCTGCACCCACTTCGCCAGCTTCTTCATAAAACTTTAATGCTTGTCTATCTGGATTACCTTTGTGTAAGTCTTTATCTATTGACCATTGTTCTACAGATTTGATTAATTGATCTATGTTAGTCATTTACTCGTCCTCCTGGATAAACCTAACTTGATACGGTTCAACAACTCTCAATTCGTTCTCGTATTCTATAACTGCTACTGGAAAAGAAATCTGTCCAGACTGTCCTCCAACAGTCACAGCGGTATAAGGTCTTGCCGATTGAAATACGCCATGAAATTTATTCTTATTGATATCGTAAATACGTTTTGTTTCTACTTCGCTCATCTACTCGTCCTCCTTATATTCACTTAAAACCGTTTCAATATCACTTTCATACTGACCTGTTATTCTATCTTCATCAGTGGCTTGATTATCTATTTTTAATATTTCATCAAACGCCTTTGCTTTATTTACAACTTCATCTACCATTTTCCATATATCGTCAGTGCTATCTCTATCACTCATTGTCAATCCAAATCTCATAGCGTCTATAAATTCTTCATACTTATACACCATACTACCCACGCCCCTTATACATATCTCGTTCCAACTCATTCATCGTATAACTCAACTCATGTAA
This region includes:
- a CDS encoding P27 family phage terminase small subunit — encoded protein: MKNKKSIEQYLLGQIEKDNPVQVEKVQRYLNLLDIFYKLDKDIKEHGTLVETKNASQTFLKPNPAVAEKNKINSSLLSIEKSFGFEKVEIEESPTSSGLL
- a CDS encoding HNH endonuclease gives rise to the protein MTLTEEQRRSFYNSMDWRNKREAIKARDHYECQQCRREGKVALDIYEPNKNGRKKIKLVVHHIKELEYNPDLALEDDNLETLCVECHNKIHDRHFSSRPSPKKLKWDDETW
- a CDS encoding transcriptional regulator, with the translated sequence MSTSYDIKPGTFKYIESEIYNLHENKREINRLRMEILNPTKDIDTNIVYGPLQKGEPVRTTELMATRLLTNKMLRNLEEMVEAVEYVYDKLPDEHQRVIRLKYWNKDRKMKMEQIGAECHMHRNTVTTIRKNFVKAVAIHAGIK
- the rinB gene encoding transcriptional activator RinB; its protein translation is MKFIKRLLYIISLLTVYELSKYVTNEIIIRLTANDEIDAPCDYDISSHADLNGVHNYNTGGIQ
- a CDS encoding DUF1381 domain-containing protein codes for the protein MQYLIKTTTHDTGEVFHDVVKARENEVFTLVDAESEREALKRYRFNKLVKRINNTLKNNKLLQAIREDSE
- a CDS encoding MazG-like family protein encodes the protein MTNIDQLIKSVEQWSIDKDLHKGNPDRQALKFYEEAGEVGAALSRNKLDDLKDGIGDTVVTLIILAQQHGMTLEECLQYAYDEISKRKGRTINSTFIKESDLNGNS